In Phyllopteryx taeniolatus isolate TA_2022b chromosome 8, UOR_Ptae_1.2, whole genome shotgun sequence, one genomic interval encodes:
- the ech1 gene encoding delta(3,5)-Delta(2,4)-dienoyl-CoA isomerase, mitochondrial isoform X2 → MSSSGGTTAPYTTLAISCPAQAVTHVELHRPNKRNAMNKAFWSEMVDCFNEISGDPDCRVVVVSAAGKVFTAGIDLVDMAADVLQPDGDDTARISWNLRKTISKYQDTFSVIERCPKPVVVAVHGACVGGGVDLITACDIRLCTQDAWFQVKEVDIGLAADVGTLQRLPKVIGSRSLVNELALTARKMYADEALNSGLVSRVFADKEAMMAGALEMAGEVAARSPVAVQGTKVNLIYSRDHSVSEGLNYMATWNMSMLQTQDVMKSAQASMEKKSIKSVTFSKL, encoded by the exons ATGTCGTCGTCCGGCGGTACCACCGCCCCGTACACCACCCTGGCCATCAGCTGTCCAGCACAGGCGGTCACACATGTGGAACTCCACCGTCCCAACAAGCGCAATGCCATGAACAAAGCTTTCTGGAG TGAGATGGTGGACTGTTTTAACGAGATCTCGGGTGACCCAGACTGCAGAGTGGTGGTGGTCTCTGCCGCAGGGAAGGTCTTCACAGCAG GAATTGATCTGGTGGACATGGCTGCTGACGTGCTGCAGCCCGACGGCGACGACACGGCCCGGATTTCTTGGAACCTCAGAAAGACCATCAGCAAGTATCAGGACACGTTCTCAGTCATCGAGAGG tgTCCAAAGCCAGTCGTGGTAGCTGTCCATGGAGCCTGTGTGGGAGGAG GTGTGGACCTGATTACCGCCTGTGACATCCGCCTATGCACCCAGGATGCCTGGTTCCAAGTCAAG GAAGTGGACATCGGGCTGGCGGCGGACGTCGGAACCCTGCAAAGGCTCCCAAAAGTCATCGGCAGCCGCAG cCTGGTGAACGAGCTGGCTCTGACGGCGCGGAAGATGTACGCCGACGAGGCCCTGAACAGCGGACTCGTCAG CCGAGTGTTTGCAGACAAGGAGGCCATGATGGCAGGCGCGCTGGAGATGGCCGGGGAGGTGGCCGCCCGCAGCCCTGTGGCCGTGCAGGGCACCAAAGTCAACTTGATCTACTCCCGAGACCACAGTGTATCGGAGGGACTCAACTACATG GCTACGTGGAACATGAGCATGCTTCAGACTCAAGATGTGATGAAATCCGCTCAGGCCTCCATGGAAAAGAAGAGTATCAAAAGTGTAACGTTCTCCAAACTCTGA
- the ech1 gene encoding delta(3,5)-Delta(2,4)-dienoyl-CoA isomerase, mitochondrial isoform X1, whose amino-acid sequence MLSLFARSALSTYRGSGPCSQTVIRAMSSSGGTTAPYTTLAISCPAQAVTHVELHRPNKRNAMNKAFWSEMVDCFNEISGDPDCRVVVVSAAGKVFTAGIDLVDMAADVLQPDGDDTARISWNLRKTISKYQDTFSVIERCPKPVVVAVHGACVGGGVDLITACDIRLCTQDAWFQVKEVDIGLAADVGTLQRLPKVIGSRSLVNELALTARKMYADEALNSGLVSRVFADKEAMMAGALEMAGEVAARSPVAVQGTKVNLIYSRDHSVSEGLNYMATWNMSMLQTQDVMKSAQASMEKKSIKSVTFSKL is encoded by the exons ATGTTGTCACTCTTTGCCAGGTCCGCTCTCTCAACAT acaGGGGATCCGGGCCCTGCAGCCAAACAGTCATCCGGGCCATGTCGTCGTCCGGCGGTACCACCGCCCCGTACACCACCCTGGCCATCAGCTGTCCAGCACAGGCGGTCACACATGTGGAACTCCACCGTCCCAACAAGCGCAATGCCATGAACAAAGCTTTCTGGAG TGAGATGGTGGACTGTTTTAACGAGATCTCGGGTGACCCAGACTGCAGAGTGGTGGTGGTCTCTGCCGCAGGGAAGGTCTTCACAGCAG GAATTGATCTGGTGGACATGGCTGCTGACGTGCTGCAGCCCGACGGCGACGACACGGCCCGGATTTCTTGGAACCTCAGAAAGACCATCAGCAAGTATCAGGACACGTTCTCAGTCATCGAGAGG tgTCCAAAGCCAGTCGTGGTAGCTGTCCATGGAGCCTGTGTGGGAGGAG GTGTGGACCTGATTACCGCCTGTGACATCCGCCTATGCACCCAGGATGCCTGGTTCCAAGTCAAG GAAGTGGACATCGGGCTGGCGGCGGACGTCGGAACCCTGCAAAGGCTCCCAAAAGTCATCGGCAGCCGCAG cCTGGTGAACGAGCTGGCTCTGACGGCGCGGAAGATGTACGCCGACGAGGCCCTGAACAGCGGACTCGTCAG CCGAGTGTTTGCAGACAAGGAGGCCATGATGGCAGGCGCGCTGGAGATGGCCGGGGAGGTGGCCGCCCGCAGCCCTGTGGCCGTGCAGGGCACCAAAGTCAACTTGATCTACTCCCGAGACCACAGTGTATCGGAGGGACTCAACTACATG GCTACGTGGAACATGAGCATGCTTCAGACTCAAGATGTGATGAAATCCGCTCAGGCCTCCATGGAAAAGAAGAGTATCAAAAGTGTAACGTTCTCCAAACTCTGA
- the sbds gene encoding ribosome maturation protein SBDS: MSIFTPTNQIRLTNVAVVRMKKGGKRFEIACYKNKVLSWRSGAEKDLDEVLQTNSVFVNVSKGQVAKKDDLSKAFGTDDLTEICKQILTKGELQVSDKERQCQLETMFRDIATIVADKCVNPDTKRPYTVSLIERGMKDIHYSVKANKSTKQQALEVIRQLKETMQIQRAHMRLRLLLPGKEAKRLKEKLKPLLQVVESEDFDENLEIVCLVDPGCYRELGELIRCETKGRGSVEVVSLKDVEEGDEKL, encoded by the exons ATGTCCATATTTACACCGACAAACCAAATACGGCTGACGAATGTGGCGGTGGTGCGGATGAAGAAAGGAGGCAAGCGGTTCGAAATTGcctgttacaagaataaagttctCAGCTGGCGATCCGGAGC GGAGAAAGATCTGGATGAGGTTTTGCAGACAAACTCCGTTTTCGTCAATGTCTCCAAAGGACAGGTGGCCAAAAAGGACGACTTGAGCAAAGCTTTTGGCACAGATGACTTGACTGAAATCTGCAAGCAG ATCCTGACCAAAGGGGAGCTCCAGGTGTCCGACAAGGAACGGCAGTGTCAGCTGGAGACCATGTTCAGGGACATCGCCACCATCGTGGCCGACAAGTGTGTCAACCCCGACACCAAGAGGCCGTATACAGTCAGCCTGATCGAGCGTGGCATGAAGGACATCCACTACTCTGTCAAGGCCAACAAGAGCACCAAGCAGCAG GCTCTGGAGGTGATCAGGCAGCTGAAGGAGACCATGCAGATCCAGCGGGCCCACATGAGGCTGCGTCTTCTGCTGCCGGGCAAAGAGGCCAAGCGGCTGAAGGAGAAGCTCAAACCTCTCCTGCAGGTTGTCGAGAGCGAAGACTTTGATGAGAACCTGGAAATT gtgtgtCTGGTGGATCCTGGCTGCTACAGGGAACTCGGCGAGCTGATCCGCTGTGAGACCAAAGGCCGAGGCTCTGTGGAGGTGGTCAGTCTGAAGGACGTGGAGGAGGGTGACGAGAAGCTGTAG
- the LOC133482400 gene encoding claudin-9-like, protein MPRHLELAGLGLALSGWLCTILTRCMALWTVSGTLDNSTAVLPAYWDGVWLEWDHWDLAHDGRLHCSFYQSLMSLSGSFRMWRTFIMAAVGAGAFATLVGASGAVWFPRRGQIKVFSGAAYVLSGILILVPTAWTCHHTSQPLEGAVHLRRNWGPALYLGWVAFALMMTGGSILTTLCPTTSEGPRQAAEVSRSPHPEATATHPLSRINRANLTHSQYQRGSMPI, encoded by the coding sequence ATGCCCCGGCATCTGGAGTTGGCAGGCCTGGGTCTGGCCCTCTCTGGGTGGCTCTGCACCATCTTGACTCGCTGCATGGCCTTGTGGACGGTGAGCGGCACCCTGGACAACTCCACAGCTGTTCTACCGGCCTACTGGGACGGAGTGTGGCTGGAATGGGATCACTGGGACCTGGCCCACGACGGGCGGCTGCACTGTTCCTTCTATCAGTCGCTCATGTCCCTCTCCGGGAGTTTCCGAATGTGGAGGACCTTCATCATGGCAGCGGTGGGCGCCGGGGCTTTCGCCACGTTGGTGGGCGCATCCGGAGCCGTGTGGTTCCCCAGGCGGGGGCAGATTAAAGTGTTCTCAGGGGCTGCCTATGTTTTATCCGGGATCCTGATTCTGGTTCCCACCGCCTGGACCTGCCATCATACCAGCCAGCCGCTCGAGGGAGCTGTGCACCTGAGGAGGAACTGGGGACCGGCACTCTATTTGGGATGGGTGGCCTTTGCACTGATGATGACCGGCGGTAGCATTCTCACCACCCTGTGTCCCACCACCTCAGAGGGACCGAGACAGGCCGCAGAGGTTTCGAGGTCCCCTCATCCAGAGGCGACGGCGACGCACCCGCTCAGCAGGATCAACAGGGCCAACCTCACACACAGCCAGTACCAACGTGGATCCATGCCCATCTGA